A stretch of the Streptomyces sp. NBC_01428 genome encodes the following:
- a CDS encoding VOC family protein, with the protein MTTTLGAFVLGTPDPPALADFYRTLLGWQEVHRAPEWVRLKAPERERPGLSFQLEVDHTPPTWPQRPGTQQMQAHLDLLVDDLEEETERACALGATLEEHQPQQDVRVLRDPHGHLFCLFLPGA; encoded by the coding sequence ATGACCACAACACTCGGCGCCTTCGTCCTCGGCACGCCCGATCCTCCCGCGCTGGCCGACTTCTACCGGACACTGCTCGGCTGGCAGGAGGTCCATCGCGCTCCGGAGTGGGTCCGGCTGAAAGCCCCGGAACGGGAACGCCCCGGCCTGAGCTTCCAGTTGGAGGTCGACCACACCCCTCCGACATGGCCCCAACGGCCGGGCACTCAGCAGATGCAGGCGCATCTGGACCTGCTGGTCGACGACCTGGAGGAGGAGACCGAGCGGGCCTGCGCCCTGGGAGCGACGTTGGAGGAACACCAGCCTCAGCAGGACGTACGGGTACTCCGCGATCCGCACGGCCATCTGTTCTGCCTGTTCCTTCCGGGTGCGTGA
- a CDS encoding ABC transporter substrate-binding protein, with protein MREPVGVDRPDRSAVRIGALVPLTRPGWAEAGRHLLAGLELAVRDVNEGGGIAGRSLELVVRDTAADPQRAAAAVDELDRLGVAALAAEYHSVVARTAAARADALGVPFLCSSAVLDALTEHPTDWVARLAPPQSRGWQLYADFLLGSGHGRIAVATQPSAYWASGTRILREYVTARGGSVVELDMTALTPLAVCEKLVENEATVLLLLVGHPDPAVSIVQAVRRDQRLADILIGAPAGQPELADWKTLLGSEGAAIPFLRYLPEHLTPLGTRVAEALVERLAQAPSFVAFEGYDTVTVLADMLRTHGVDRNRIAAAWPRVAVEGTRGLIQFSRTPGISVWQWGGTPIQVADRDPAELDRFRILHAS; from the coding sequence ATGCGGGAGCCAGTCGGGGTGGATCGGCCTGACCGATCAGCCGTCAGGATCGGTGCCCTCGTGCCGTTGACCCGGCCCGGCTGGGCCGAGGCGGGCCGACACCTGCTCGCCGGACTCGAACTGGCCGTCCGTGACGTCAATGAAGGCGGCGGGATCGCCGGAAGGTCACTCGAACTGGTGGTCCGCGACACCGCGGCGGATCCGCAAAGGGCCGCGGCCGCCGTGGACGAACTGGATCGGCTTGGCGTGGCCGCCTTGGCCGCGGAGTACCACAGCGTCGTCGCGCGCACCGCGGCCGCAAGAGCCGACGCTCTCGGAGTGCCGTTCCTCTGCTCGTCCGCGGTTCTCGACGCGCTCACCGAACACCCCACGGACTGGGTCGCACGCCTCGCGCCGCCGCAGTCCCGCGGCTGGCAGCTGTACGCGGACTTCCTCCTCGGTTCGGGGCACGGTCGCATCGCCGTCGCAACACAGCCGAGTGCCTACTGGGCGTCGGGGACCCGCATTCTGCGCGAGTACGTCACCGCACGTGGGGGCAGCGTCGTCGAACTCGACATGACCGCGCTGACGCCCTTGGCCGTGTGCGAGAAACTCGTCGAGAACGAGGCGACGGTTCTCCTGCTGCTGGTCGGCCACCCGGACCCGGCGGTGTCCATCGTCCAGGCCGTCCGCCGCGATCAGCGCCTCGCCGACATCCTGATCGGCGCTCCGGCCGGACAACCGGAACTCGCCGACTGGAAGACCTTGTTGGGTAGCGAGGGCGCCGCGATCCCGTTCCTCCGCTATCTGCCCGAGCACCTCACCCCACTCGGCACCCGTGTCGCAGAGGCCCTCGTCGAGCGGCTGGCCCAAGCACCTTCCTTCGTCGCCTTCGAGGGCTACGACACGGTCACCGTCCTCGCCGACATGCTGCGCACTCACGGCGTGGACCGGAACCGCATCGCCGCCGCCTGGCCTCGCGTTGCCGTCGAGGGCACCCGAGGACTGATCCAGTTCTCCCGCACACCGGGCATCAGCGTCTGGCAGTGGGGCGGTACGCCGATCCAGGTCGCGGATCGCGACCCCGCCGAACTCGACAGATTCCGGATCCTCCATGCGAGCTGA
- a CDS encoding HAD family hydrolase, producing the protein MIKPIELVIFDCDGVLVDSERIAVRVQVALGAALGWPLTHQDVVARFIGRSHAAIREQVAAQLGHETAAAWSAQFEERHREAVDAELLPVEGLPEALDMITLPTCVASSGSHDKMRHTLDRTGLYERFAGRIYSAAEVAHGKPAPDLFLHAAQHMGVDPAACVVVEDSRPGVRAARAAGMRSFGYAGGLTPAEDLAGPGTVIFHDMRELPALLAEQ; encoded by the coding sequence GTGATCAAACCGATCGAGCTGGTGATATTCGACTGCGACGGCGTGCTGGTCGACAGCGAACGCATCGCGGTACGCGTTCAGGTCGCCCTCGGCGCCGCCCTTGGCTGGCCTCTCACCCACCAGGATGTCGTTGCACGGTTCATCGGGCGCTCACACGCCGCCATCCGCGAGCAAGTGGCGGCTCAGCTGGGTCACGAGACAGCCGCGGCATGGTCGGCCCAGTTCGAAGAGCGTCATCGCGAGGCCGTGGACGCCGAGCTTCTGCCGGTCGAGGGGCTGCCGGAGGCACTCGACATGATCACGCTCCCCACCTGCGTCGCCTCCAGCGGCTCGCACGACAAGATGAGACACACCTTGGACCGTACCGGGCTGTACGAACGCTTCGCGGGCCGGATCTACAGTGCCGCCGAGGTCGCCCACGGCAAGCCCGCGCCCGACCTGTTCCTGCATGCCGCACAGCACATGGGCGTCGATCCCGCGGCCTGCGTCGTCGTGGAGGACAGCCGGCCGGGCGTCCGCGCGGCCCGCGCCGCAGGCATGCGGTCCTTCGGTTACGCCGGCGGACTCACTCCGGCCGAGGACCTCGCGGGCCCAGGCACCGTCATCTTCCACGACATGCGCGAACTGCCCGCCCTGCTCGCCGAACAGTGA
- a CDS encoding PRC-barrel domain-containing protein, translating into MSDSIWGYQPTAGFIAGTDLTGWHVEATDGSIGKIDKHSDEVNSSYIVVDTGVWIFGKHVLLPAGTVKTVDLLEHRVYVDLTQEQIKGSPEFDKDKHLQDAGYHEQVGGYYQSHRRV; encoded by the coding sequence GTGAGTGACAGCATCTGGGGCTATCAGCCGACCGCCGGTTTCATCGCAGGAACGGACCTGACCGGGTGGCATGTCGAGGCAACCGACGGCAGCATCGGGAAGATCGACAAGCACTCCGACGAGGTCAACTCCTCCTACATCGTGGTCGATACCGGCGTATGGATCTTCGGCAAGCACGTTCTCCTGCCCGCCGGAACCGTCAAGACCGTCGACCTTCTCGAACACAGGGTCTACGTCGATCTCACTCAGGAACAGATCAAGGGATCCCCCGAGTTCGACAAGGACAAGCACCTTCAGGATGCCGGGTACCACGAGCAGGTGGGCGGCTACTACCAGAGCCACCGACGGGTCTGA
- a CDS encoding glycoside hydrolase family 16 protein has product MRSTLLSRTKLVAAAFAALALVLLTQPPAHAGTWGAPQTVNSWNTINGRWTANNELETYTPACVWYEGGTLVIKTYNAGNGTYYSGRVESKALYGYGTYSFTANMPNGKGLLPAVWAAYLSPWLPEFDAAEIVGSSPNTVYQTFHDTSNAQAQWAVNNSGGWTNSFHTYSFTWWPDHIDFTVDGAYQGTKWYSTAAGVGMHFIVNTAVGGDWPGNPDSSTWATADGARYLKVSAITYTPYYP; this is encoded by the coding sequence ATGCGATCAACTCTCCTGTCCAGGACCAAACTTGTCGCCGCCGCGTTCGCGGCCCTGGCGCTGGTTCTCCTGACCCAGCCCCCGGCGCACGCCGGCACCTGGGGCGCTCCGCAGACCGTCAACTCCTGGAACACGATCAACGGCCGATGGACGGCCAACAACGAACTCGAGACCTACACGCCCGCCTGCGTCTGGTACGAGGGCGGCACACTGGTCATCAAGACCTACAACGCGGGGAACGGGACCTACTACTCCGGCCGCGTCGAATCCAAGGCGCTCTACGGCTACGGGACGTACAGCTTCACCGCGAACATGCCCAACGGAAAAGGGCTGTTGCCCGCGGTGTGGGCCGCCTACCTCAGCCCGTGGCTGCCCGAGTTCGACGCCGCCGAGATCGTGGGGTCCAGTCCCAACACCGTCTACCAGACGTTCCACGACACCAGCAACGCACAGGCCCAGTGGGCCGTGAACAACAGCGGCGGATGGACCAACAGCTTCCACACCTACTCGTTCACGTGGTGGCCCGACCACATCGACTTCACCGTCGACGGTGCCTACCAGGGAACGAAGTGGTACTCGACCGCTGCCGGCGTCGGGATGCACTTCATCGTCAACACCGCTGTCGGCGGCGACTGGCCGGGCAACCCCGACTCCTCGACCTGGGCCACGGCGGACGGCGCGCGCTATCTCAAGGTCTCGGCGATCACGTACACGCCCTACTACCCGTGA